In Panthera leo isolate Ple1 chromosome B3, P.leo_Ple1_pat1.1, whole genome shotgun sequence, a single genomic region encodes these proteins:
- the VRTN gene encoding vertnin isoform X3 — protein sequence MSRREGRKPRMTSREQLVQQVLQELQEAVESEGLEGLVGAALEAKQVLSSFTLPTCREGGSGPQVLEVDSVALSLYPEDAPRNMLPLVCKGEGSLLFEAASVLLWGDAGFSLELRARTVVEMLLHRHYYLQGMIDSKVMLQAVRYSLRSEESPEMTSLPSATLEAIFDADVKATCFPNSFSNVWHLYALASVLRRNIYSIYPMRNLKIRPYFNRVIRPRRCDHVPATLHIMWAGQPLTSHLFRHQYFAPVVGLEEVEAESDPGLPPAPPALAPLPPPAKTLALLNQEPGLSYTHLCERYSVTKSTFYRWRRQSQEHRQKVATRFSAKHFLQDSFHRGGVVPLQQFLQRFPEISRSTYYAWKQELLGSGTCQALAPKEVQVLEELEKLPDEQIAKGLGCSSLAVSSPGMILMQRAKLYLEHCISLNTLVPYRCFKRRFPGISRSTYYNWRRKALRRNPGFKPAPALATAGAPQPASVPEEALLPWKVTLEIKRGAGQWLLSGAPKGEGAGLSMRREGIQEEPLGEGPGLDHGGAGLSLARSVVRGWGRWLRVSAGAWPVCCGRFSPLPAWLALGDPCLSVESLLGACAPSVRDHTVARQASN from the exons ATGAGCCGCCGGGAGGGACGGAAGCCCAG GATGACGTCTCGGGAGCAGCTGGTACAGCAGGTGCTGCAGGAGCTGCAGGAGGCCGTGGAGTCCGAGGGCCTGGAGGGTCTCGTGGGTGCTGCTCTGGAGGCCAAGCAAGTCCTGTCGTCCTTCACCCTCCCCACCTGCCGAGAGGGGGGTTCCGGCCCCCAGGTGCTGGAGGTGGACTCCGTGGCGCTGAGCCTGTACCCGGAGGACGCTCCCCGGAACATGCTGCCGCTGGTGTGCAAAGGCGAGGGCAGCCTGCTGTTCGAGGCCGCCAGCGTGCTGCTGTGGGGCGATGCGGGCTTCAGCCTGGAGCTGCGGGCCCGCACGGTGGTGGAGATGCTGCTGCACCGGCATTACTACCTCCAGGGCATGATCGACTCCAAGGTGATGCTGCAAGCTGTGCGCTACTCCCTGCGCTCTGAGGAATCCCCCGAGATGACCAGCCTGCCATCCGCCACGCTGGAGGCCATCTTCGACGCGGATGTCAAGGCCACCTGCTTCCCCAACAGCTTCTCCAACGTGTGGCACTTGTACGCCCTCGCCTCCGTCCTGCGCCGCAACATCTACTCCATCTACCCCATGCGAAACCTCAAGATCCGGCCCTACTTTAACCGCGTCATCCGGCCCCGCCGCTGTGACCACGTGCCCGCCACGCTGCACATCATGTGGGCCGGCCAGCCCCTCACCAGCCACCTCTTCCGCCACCAGTACTTTGCCCCCgtggtggggctggaggaggtggaggccgAGAGTGACCCCGGCCTGCCCCCAGCGCCTCCAGCCCTGGCCCCGCTGCCGCCACCCGCCAAGACCCTGGCGCTGCTCAACCAGGAGCCCGGCCTCAGCTACACCCACCTCTGCGAGCGCTATAGCGTCACCAAGAGCACCTTCTACCGCTGGCGGCGGCAGTCCCAGGAGCACCGGCAGAAGGTGGCCACGCGCTTCTCCGCCAAGCACTTCCTGCAGGACAGCTTCCACCGCGGAGGCGTCGTGCCGCTGCAGCAGTTCCTCCAGAGGTTCCCCGAGATCTCCCGCTCCACCTATTACGCCTGGAAGCAAGAGCTCCTGGGCTCTGGCACTTGCCAGGCCCTGGCCCCCAAGGAGGTGCAGGtgctggaggagctggagaagcTGCCGGACGAGCAGATCGCCAAGGGGCTGGGATGCTCGTCGCTGGCCGTGTCGAGCCCTGGCATGATCTTAATGCAGCGGGCCAAGTTGTACCTGGAGCACTGCATCTCCCTGAACACACTGGTACCCTATCGCTGCTTCAAACGCAGGTTCCCCGGCATCTCGCGGTCCACCTACTACAACTGGCGCCGGAAGGCCCTCCGAAGGAACCCCGGCTTCAAGCCGGCGCCGGCCCTCGCCACGGCCGGGGCTCCCCAGCCAGCGTCTGTTCCGGAGGAGGCCCTGCTCCCTTGGAAgg TAACATTAGAAATCAAACGTGGAGCAGGTCAGTGGCTTCTCTCTGGTGCCCCCAAAGGAGAGGGTGCCGGGCTCAGCATGAGACGTGAGGGCATACAGGAAGAACCTCTAGGGGAAGGCCCTGGACTGGATCACGGAGGTGCCGGCCTGTCCCTTGCAAGGAGTGTGgtaaggggctgggggaggtggctTCGAGTCTCTGCTGGTGCTTGGCCCGTCTGCTGTGGACGCTTCAGTCCTCTGCCAGCCTGGTTGGCTCTTGGGGACCCTTGTCTTTCTGTTGAGTCCCTCCTCGGAGCCTGTGCCCCATCAGTGAGAGACCATACGGTGGCCAGGCAGGCGAGTAACTGA
- the VRTN gene encoding vertnin isoform X1: MSRREGRKPRMTSREQLVQQVLQELQEAVESEGLEGLVGAALEAKQVLSSFTLPTCREGGSGPQVLEVDSVALSLYPEDAPRNMLPLVCKGEGSLLFEAASVLLWGDAGFSLELRARTVVEMLLHRHYYLQGMIDSKVMLQAVRYSLRSEESPEMTSLPSATLEAIFDADVKATCFPNSFSNVWHLYALASVLRRNIYSIYPMRNLKIRPYFNRVIRPRRCDHVPATLHIMWAGQPLTSHLFRHQYFAPVVGLEEVEAESDPGLPPAPPALAPLPPPAKTLALLNQEPGLSYTHLCERYSVTKSTFYRWRRQSQEHRQKVATRFSAKHFLQDSFHRGGVVPLQQFLQRFPEISRSTYYAWKQELLGSGTCQALAPKEVQVLEELEKLPDEQIAKGLGCSSLAVSSPGMILMQRAKLYLEHCISLNTLVPYRCFKRRFPGISRSTYYNWRRKALRRNPGFKPAPALATAGAPQPASVPEEALLPWKGEVGEGPGQATAGGPPAPRELLPPKVPLSRWQRRLRRAARKQVLSGHLPFCRFRLRYPSLSPSTFWVWKSLARSWPRSLSKFQMQAPSLGKEGMEAEEKQEKEACRDVTAVTAPPVGDPLRVGSSPGEDPGKAQGGPSREGATAQGRPHSSLPVTEAAAGGRDGQVLVMDMLATTKFKAQAKLFLQKRFQSKSFPSFKEFSALFPLTARSTYYMWKRALYDGLTLVDG; encoded by the exons ATGAGCCGCCGGGAGGGACGGAAGCCCAG GATGACGTCTCGGGAGCAGCTGGTACAGCAGGTGCTGCAGGAGCTGCAGGAGGCCGTGGAGTCCGAGGGCCTGGAGGGTCTCGTGGGTGCTGCTCTGGAGGCCAAGCAAGTCCTGTCGTCCTTCACCCTCCCCACCTGCCGAGAGGGGGGTTCCGGCCCCCAGGTGCTGGAGGTGGACTCCGTGGCGCTGAGCCTGTACCCGGAGGACGCTCCCCGGAACATGCTGCCGCTGGTGTGCAAAGGCGAGGGCAGCCTGCTGTTCGAGGCCGCCAGCGTGCTGCTGTGGGGCGATGCGGGCTTCAGCCTGGAGCTGCGGGCCCGCACGGTGGTGGAGATGCTGCTGCACCGGCATTACTACCTCCAGGGCATGATCGACTCCAAGGTGATGCTGCAAGCTGTGCGCTACTCCCTGCGCTCTGAGGAATCCCCCGAGATGACCAGCCTGCCATCCGCCACGCTGGAGGCCATCTTCGACGCGGATGTCAAGGCCACCTGCTTCCCCAACAGCTTCTCCAACGTGTGGCACTTGTACGCCCTCGCCTCCGTCCTGCGCCGCAACATCTACTCCATCTACCCCATGCGAAACCTCAAGATCCGGCCCTACTTTAACCGCGTCATCCGGCCCCGCCGCTGTGACCACGTGCCCGCCACGCTGCACATCATGTGGGCCGGCCAGCCCCTCACCAGCCACCTCTTCCGCCACCAGTACTTTGCCCCCgtggtggggctggaggaggtggaggccgAGAGTGACCCCGGCCTGCCCCCAGCGCCTCCAGCCCTGGCCCCGCTGCCGCCACCCGCCAAGACCCTGGCGCTGCTCAACCAGGAGCCCGGCCTCAGCTACACCCACCTCTGCGAGCGCTATAGCGTCACCAAGAGCACCTTCTACCGCTGGCGGCGGCAGTCCCAGGAGCACCGGCAGAAGGTGGCCACGCGCTTCTCCGCCAAGCACTTCCTGCAGGACAGCTTCCACCGCGGAGGCGTCGTGCCGCTGCAGCAGTTCCTCCAGAGGTTCCCCGAGATCTCCCGCTCCACCTATTACGCCTGGAAGCAAGAGCTCCTGGGCTCTGGCACTTGCCAGGCCCTGGCCCCCAAGGAGGTGCAGGtgctggaggagctggagaagcTGCCGGACGAGCAGATCGCCAAGGGGCTGGGATGCTCGTCGCTGGCCGTGTCGAGCCCTGGCATGATCTTAATGCAGCGGGCCAAGTTGTACCTGGAGCACTGCATCTCCCTGAACACACTGGTACCCTATCGCTGCTTCAAACGCAGGTTCCCCGGCATCTCGCGGTCCACCTACTACAACTGGCGCCGGAAGGCCCTCCGAAGGAACCCCGGCTTCAAGCCGGCGCCGGCCCTCGCCACGGCCGGGGCTCCCCAGCCAGCGTCTGTTCCGGAGGAGGCCCTGCTCCCTTGGAAgggtgaggtgggagaggggccgggCCAAGCGACTGCGGGGGGACCGCCCGCCCCCCGTGAGCTCCTGCCCCCAAAGGTGCCCCTGTCCCGTTGGCAGAGGCGTCTGCGCAGGGCTGCCCGCAAGCAGGTGCTGAGCGGGCACCTCCCTTTCTGTCGCTTCCGCCTCCGCTACCCCAGCCTGTCGCCCTCTACCTTCTGGGTCTGGAAGAGTCTTGCCCGGAGTTGGCCCAGAAGCCTGTCCAAATTCCAGATGCAGGCCCCCAGCTTGGGCAAAGAAGGGATGGAAGCCgaggagaagcaggagaaagaagccTGCAGGGATGTGACCGCTGTGACGGCCCCTCCTGTGGGAGACCCCCTGCGGGTGGGGTCTTCTCCAGGAGAGGATCCGGGGAAAGCCCAGGGAGGGCCTTCCAGAGAGGGGGCCACGGCCCAGGGCCGGCCCCACAGCAGCCTCCCTGTGACCGAGGCAGCAGCGGGTGGCAGGGACGGCCAAGTGCTGGTGATGGACATGCTCGCCACCACAAAGTTCAAGGCCCAGGCCAAGCTGTTCTTGCAGAAACGCTTCCAGTCTAAGAGTTTCCCCTCCTTCAAGGAGTTCAGCGCCCTCTTTCCCCTCACTGCCCGCTCTACCTACTACATGTGGAAGCGGGCACTCTACGATGGCCTCACACTGGTTGATGGCTGA
- the VRTN gene encoding vertnin isoform X2 gives MTSREQLVQQVLQELQEAVESEGLEGLVGAALEAKQVLSSFTLPTCREGGSGPQVLEVDSVALSLYPEDAPRNMLPLVCKGEGSLLFEAASVLLWGDAGFSLELRARTVVEMLLHRHYYLQGMIDSKVMLQAVRYSLRSEESPEMTSLPSATLEAIFDADVKATCFPNSFSNVWHLYALASVLRRNIYSIYPMRNLKIRPYFNRVIRPRRCDHVPATLHIMWAGQPLTSHLFRHQYFAPVVGLEEVEAESDPGLPPAPPALAPLPPPAKTLALLNQEPGLSYTHLCERYSVTKSTFYRWRRQSQEHRQKVATRFSAKHFLQDSFHRGGVVPLQQFLQRFPEISRSTYYAWKQELLGSGTCQALAPKEVQVLEELEKLPDEQIAKGLGCSSLAVSSPGMILMQRAKLYLEHCISLNTLVPYRCFKRRFPGISRSTYYNWRRKALRRNPGFKPAPALATAGAPQPASVPEEALLPWKGEVGEGPGQATAGGPPAPRELLPPKVPLSRWQRRLRRAARKQVLSGHLPFCRFRLRYPSLSPSTFWVWKSLARSWPRSLSKFQMQAPSLGKEGMEAEEKQEKEACRDVTAVTAPPVGDPLRVGSSPGEDPGKAQGGPSREGATAQGRPHSSLPVTEAAAGGRDGQVLVMDMLATTKFKAQAKLFLQKRFQSKSFPSFKEFSALFPLTARSTYYMWKRALYDGLTLVDG, from the coding sequence ATGACGTCTCGGGAGCAGCTGGTACAGCAGGTGCTGCAGGAGCTGCAGGAGGCCGTGGAGTCCGAGGGCCTGGAGGGTCTCGTGGGTGCTGCTCTGGAGGCCAAGCAAGTCCTGTCGTCCTTCACCCTCCCCACCTGCCGAGAGGGGGGTTCCGGCCCCCAGGTGCTGGAGGTGGACTCCGTGGCGCTGAGCCTGTACCCGGAGGACGCTCCCCGGAACATGCTGCCGCTGGTGTGCAAAGGCGAGGGCAGCCTGCTGTTCGAGGCCGCCAGCGTGCTGCTGTGGGGCGATGCGGGCTTCAGCCTGGAGCTGCGGGCCCGCACGGTGGTGGAGATGCTGCTGCACCGGCATTACTACCTCCAGGGCATGATCGACTCCAAGGTGATGCTGCAAGCTGTGCGCTACTCCCTGCGCTCTGAGGAATCCCCCGAGATGACCAGCCTGCCATCCGCCACGCTGGAGGCCATCTTCGACGCGGATGTCAAGGCCACCTGCTTCCCCAACAGCTTCTCCAACGTGTGGCACTTGTACGCCCTCGCCTCCGTCCTGCGCCGCAACATCTACTCCATCTACCCCATGCGAAACCTCAAGATCCGGCCCTACTTTAACCGCGTCATCCGGCCCCGCCGCTGTGACCACGTGCCCGCCACGCTGCACATCATGTGGGCCGGCCAGCCCCTCACCAGCCACCTCTTCCGCCACCAGTACTTTGCCCCCgtggtggggctggaggaggtggaggccgAGAGTGACCCCGGCCTGCCCCCAGCGCCTCCAGCCCTGGCCCCGCTGCCGCCACCCGCCAAGACCCTGGCGCTGCTCAACCAGGAGCCCGGCCTCAGCTACACCCACCTCTGCGAGCGCTATAGCGTCACCAAGAGCACCTTCTACCGCTGGCGGCGGCAGTCCCAGGAGCACCGGCAGAAGGTGGCCACGCGCTTCTCCGCCAAGCACTTCCTGCAGGACAGCTTCCACCGCGGAGGCGTCGTGCCGCTGCAGCAGTTCCTCCAGAGGTTCCCCGAGATCTCCCGCTCCACCTATTACGCCTGGAAGCAAGAGCTCCTGGGCTCTGGCACTTGCCAGGCCCTGGCCCCCAAGGAGGTGCAGGtgctggaggagctggagaagcTGCCGGACGAGCAGATCGCCAAGGGGCTGGGATGCTCGTCGCTGGCCGTGTCGAGCCCTGGCATGATCTTAATGCAGCGGGCCAAGTTGTACCTGGAGCACTGCATCTCCCTGAACACACTGGTACCCTATCGCTGCTTCAAACGCAGGTTCCCCGGCATCTCGCGGTCCACCTACTACAACTGGCGCCGGAAGGCCCTCCGAAGGAACCCCGGCTTCAAGCCGGCGCCGGCCCTCGCCACGGCCGGGGCTCCCCAGCCAGCGTCTGTTCCGGAGGAGGCCCTGCTCCCTTGGAAgggtgaggtgggagaggggccgggCCAAGCGACTGCGGGGGGACCGCCCGCCCCCCGTGAGCTCCTGCCCCCAAAGGTGCCCCTGTCCCGTTGGCAGAGGCGTCTGCGCAGGGCTGCCCGCAAGCAGGTGCTGAGCGGGCACCTCCCTTTCTGTCGCTTCCGCCTCCGCTACCCCAGCCTGTCGCCCTCTACCTTCTGGGTCTGGAAGAGTCTTGCCCGGAGTTGGCCCAGAAGCCTGTCCAAATTCCAGATGCAGGCCCCCAGCTTGGGCAAAGAAGGGATGGAAGCCgaggagaagcaggagaaagaagccTGCAGGGATGTGACCGCTGTGACGGCCCCTCCTGTGGGAGACCCCCTGCGGGTGGGGTCTTCTCCAGGAGAGGATCCGGGGAAAGCCCAGGGAGGGCCTTCCAGAGAGGGGGCCACGGCCCAGGGCCGGCCCCACAGCAGCCTCCCTGTGACCGAGGCAGCAGCGGGTGGCAGGGACGGCCAAGTGCTGGTGATGGACATGCTCGCCACCACAAAGTTCAAGGCCCAGGCCAAGCTGTTCTTGCAGAAACGCTTCCAGTCTAAGAGTTTCCCCTCCTTCAAGGAGTTCAGCGCCCTCTTTCCCCTCACTGCCCGCTCTACCTACTACATGTGGAAGCGGGCACTCTACGATGGCCTCACACTGGTTGATGGCTGA